The region GTCGGCGTTATTCCCACTCGGTGTAGCTGCACTTCCCGCAGTGTTTGCGGTCGCCGTGGTCGGCGAGGTAGGAGTCACCGCAACGTGGGCACTGTTCGCGGTCGGTGCTTCCATCGTCGTTGTAGAGTTCGTGGCGTGCCATCTTAGGCTTCCTCCGCTTCGGCGTCTGCGTCTGCGTCGTCGGCAGCACCGATCTTGTTTCGCTCGAGCATGTGGTCTTGCTCGACGTCGCGGGCGTGGTCTGCGGTGTCGTAGACCTTGGCCTGGCCGACGGTTTTGCGCATGCCGAATTTGGTCTTGAGGCTGCGGATGACGACTTCGTCAGCGTTCTTGTTCAGCTTCGCTGCGAGGCTGTCTCGGACCTGCAGACGCTCTGGGGTGGCGTCCTCGTGGGTTAGTTCGAAGGTAACGTCCGTTCGATGCAACATGGGGTTCTCCGATTCGGAAACGATGTCGACGTCCATGATATCACTCAGTTACTCTACTATCCCCCTGTAGCGCCTAAAAGGATTTCGAACCGGTCACCGTCGTCTCGAGTCCGTGCTGGCTCACGAAGTCACTAGCAAAGGCGGATACATCAATCGAAAAACATACACCACCGATTGCGAAACTGATTGTCATGCCCTCCAGACGACAGGTTATCGCCAGCGGTGGCCTCTCGCTCGTGGCGATTGCAGGCGGCGCTCGAGCAGTCGACGGGCCGATATCGATTGCGGCTGGCTCCGACTTCGACTGGCCGATGGCGCGATTCGACGCCGCCGGAACCGCAACTAATCCCGACGCCTCGGGACCCGTCGAGGGCCCCCAAGTCAAGTGGGAGCGAGACCTCGACGCGAGCGTCAAGGGGCCGGCACCGGCGACGCTGGTCGGCGACACGCTGTTCGTCGTCGGCCGCAGTTCGATCGCCGCGCTCGACCGAGAGACCGGCCGCGTCCGCTTCGAACGCGACGGCTACTCCTATCTCTCGGCGCCGACGGTCGCCGAGGCGAGCGCCTACCGTACGCCGACGCTGGCGATTACCGGTAACGAGGGGGTCTACGGGTTGAGTGCGGGCGGTGGCTACGGCGCGGGAGA is a window of Natronolimnobius sp. AArcel1 DNA encoding:
- a CDS encoding 30S ribosomal protein S27ae, giving the protein MARHELYNDDGSTDREQCPRCGDSYLADHGDRKHCGKCSYTEWE
- a CDS encoding 30S ribosomal protein S24e, whose amino-acid sequence is MDVDIVSESENPMLHRTDVTFELTHEDATPERLQVRDSLAAKLNKNADEVVIRSLKTKFGMRKTVGQAKVYDTADHARDVEQDHMLERNKIGAADDADADAEAEEA